In Rhodococcus qingshengii JCM 15477, the sequence ATCTCGACCCTGCGATGGCCGCGTTGGCGGGCATCATCGTCGGAGCGCCGACGGCGTTGACGTTCAGCGCCGCGCAGACCGGCACTCGCGCGGTCAGTACGGCCACTACCGGTGGGCTGGCAAATCCCGTCGTTTCCGTCATCGAGGATGTGCTGACTTTCTTCACCTCCTTGATCGCGATGATCTTGCCGCTCCTGATCATTCCCCTGCTCGCCGCGCTCTTGTGGTTCAGCTGGCGTGGCTGGCGTCGTGTCCGGAGTCTGCGCACCGCCTGACCGCACCGACCTGGTAGACAAGTCGTCATGTCCGACACCGAGATCTCGTTCCAATCCGGCGACGTCACCCTGTACGGGAGTCTTCGCCTGGCCGCCTCACCCGACGCCCCTGCCCCGGCCGCGCTGATTCTGGCCGGCAGCGGCCCCACCGATCGCAACGGCGACAGCGCCCTCCTCGAAGGCGACATCGGAACTCTGCGGTTCATCGCGGATCTTCTTGAAAAACAAGGGATTTCAAGCCTGCGTTACGACAAGCTCGGCAGTGGCGAAACCGCCCTCGGTGACTACGACATCGAGGACATCGCCGATCTCGGCTTCAACACTTTTGTCGACGCCGCCTCCGACGGACTGGACTACCTCGCCGGGCAACCCGGCGTCGATCCCGAGCGCTTGTTCGTGGTGGGACACAGCGACGGCGCCGTAGTCGCACTGGCTCTCGCCACCGCGAAAGAGGGCACGAGAGTCAGCGCCCTCGCACTGCTCGAGCCACTGAGCGTCAGACTTCTCGATCTACTCACGACGCAGATTCACCGCCAGCTCGACGCCGTCGTCGGCGCCGGTCAGTTGCCGGTCGAACTGGCTGACGAACTGCGCGTCGCGCTCGCCGATGCCGTCGAGTCGCTGCGATCCGAGGGCACTGTTCCGGATGACCTGCCCGAGCCGCTGCAGAATGCGGGACTCGTACACGCCAATGCCAAGGCACTCGCCGAGGAAGACGCATTGGACCCGGTTGCGCTCGTGGCGGCGCTACCGGCGGGCATGCCCGTTCTCACGAGCTGCTCGGACAAGGACATCCAAGTCATTCCCGCCGATGTCGCGGCACTCGACGCCGCGCTCTCCCATACAGCGCTGACTTCCGTGCGGATGCGCAACGCCAACTTCGTACTCAAGGACATCGGCGACGAACAGTCCACCGGTGCCGACTACGTCGCGCCGCTTCCGTACTCGGCAGAGTTCTCGGAGCCCTTCACAGCGTGGGTCCGTTCGTTCTCCTGATCACGTACAGACCGAACGTCCTCTTTTTCAGGTAGAAAGTTCCCTCCGCGAACCATCGCGGAGGGAATTCTGCTTTCTACGCCTGACCTGCAACGCAGACTCTTTCAATCCAGCGAGCCCGGGGACAGAAGTCACCCGGAGTTTACGTTCGCGGCGCTTTTTATTGGTGCGAACCCTCGATCCGTGCTGTACGGTCATCCATTAACCAGCAACGCCACACAGAAAGGAACGGACATCATGTCGCTACACCCGCACGTCGTATCCGTACCTTCGTGGCGCAGCTGCACCGCAGACAAGCACATTTTTTCGGCCGCAATGTCGGCCAAGCACATGGGCAACAAGCGCGGTGTACCCCGAGAATGATCCCCAGTTTCACCGGATTCGTTCTCGGGCACCCAGGGCAAACGCCTCGGGTGCCTTTTCTTTTACCTTTCACACGCAGGAGCACCACATGAAACTTCGAGTCAACCAACTGTCCATCGCGCCGCCGTATGTCGATCTGCCCGGTGACCTCACCGGATACGCCGTCACCCTGGATCTTTCACACTCCGATGCGGCCCACGAAGCTACCCTCGGCGCATTGATCAGCGAGATCCGCAGTCGCGGAGCCTCACGCGTCGTCATCACCGGCTCACCGCGCGAACTCCAGGGCACCCACAGCAGCGCCGCCTGAAAGACCCGGGCGGCCTGAATGCAGAACGGGCCCCGAACTCCCGTTGAGGAGTCGAGGCCCGCTACCGACGCAGGGGTCAGTGCGCGAAGTGGCGCGCACCGGTCAGATAGAGAGTGACACCGGCTTCCTTGGCTGCGGCAATCACTTCGTTGTCGCGAACCGAACCACCCGGCTGCACAACAGCCTTGACGCCGGCATTGAGCAGCACCTGCAGACCGTCAGGGAACGGGAAGAACGCGTCCGAAGCTGCAACCGAACCTACGACGCGGTCACCGGCTCGCTGAACAGCCAGATGCGCTGCATCGACGCGGTTGACCTGGCCCATACCGACGCCGACGGACGCGCCGCCGGAGGCCAGCAGGATCGCGTTGGACTTCACCGAACGGCTGGCGCGCCAAGCAAATTCGAGGTCAGCGAGAGTCTCGGCATCGGCAGCCTCACCGTTGGCGAGGGTCCAGTTGGCCGGGTTGTCGCCGTCGGCGTCCAGGACGTCGCGCTGCTGGAGCAACGTACCGCCGGAGATCGGACGCAGTTCGATTCCGGTAGCGGTCGGAGCGGCTGCCTTCAGAACACGAATGTTCTTCTTACGCTGCAGAACCTCGACAGCTCCGTCTTCGTACGAGGGCGCGATGACGACCTCGGTGAAGATGTCGGCGATCTGCTCGGCCAGTTCGACGGTGACCTCGCGGTTGGCAGCGATCACACCACCGAAAGCACTGACCGGATCGCATGCATGCGCCTTGCGGTGGGCGTCGGCGATGTCGGTGCCGATGGCGATGCCACACGGGTTGGCGTGCTTGATGATTGCGACGGCCGGATCAGTGAAGTCGTACGCTGCGCGCCACGCTGCGTCGGAGTCCGTGTAGTTGTTGTACGACATCTCCTTGCCGTGCAACTGCTCCGCCTGAGCCAAACCTGCAGGCGCAGCCGGGTTTTCGTACAGCGCAGCGTCCTGCTGCGGGTTCTCGCCGTAGCGAAGAACAGCGCTGCGGTTCCAGGTAGCACCGACCCAGGCCGGGAACAGCGAACCGTCTTCGTCAGCGGCGATCGTGCTCGTCATCCAGCTCGCAACAGCGACGTCGTACGACGCAGTGTGCTGGAAAGCCTGCGCCGCAAGCACAGTGCGCTCACGCAAGGTGAATCCGCCACCGGCAACGGCAGTCAGGACGTCGGCGTACCGAGCCGGATCGACCACGACGGCAACCGACGGATGGTTCTTGGCTGCAGCACGCACCATCGACGGGCCGCCGATGTCGATCTGCTCGACGCACTCGTCCGGGCTAGCGCCCGAGGCAACCGTCTCGGTGAAGGGGTACAGGTTCACGACAACCAATTCGAAGGTCGCGATGCCGAGTTCCTCGAGCTGAGCGAGGTGATCCGGCTTGCGGGTATCGGCGAGAACGCCGGCGTGGACGCGCGGATGCAGCGTCTTCACACGGCCTTCGAGGCATTCCGGGAATCCGGTCAGAGCCTCGACCGGGGTCACGGGGATTCCGGCGTCGGCGATCTTCGACGCGGTCGAACCGGTCGAGACCAACTCGACACCGGCCTCGTGCAGGCCCGTGGCCAGCTCGATCAGACCACTCTTGTCGTAGACGCTGACAAGTGCACGGCGCACAGCCTTGCGTTCACTCACTGGGGATCACGGCCTTTCGTCCATCGGAAACCACTCCGCGCGTAGCAACAGCGGCGATGACGTCCGCCAACAACCGTCGCTCCACAATTTTGATGCGTTCATGCAACGAAGACTCGGTGTCGTCGTCATGCACCGGCACAGCTTCCTGCGCCAAGATCGGCCCGGTATCAACTCCGCCGTCGACGAGATGCACCGTGGAACCGGTGACCTTCACGCCGTACGCCAGAGCGTCGGGAACCGCGTGCGCGCCGGGAAAGGCAGGCAGCAACGCGGGATGAGTGTTGATGATTCGGCCGCCGAAACGCTCGAGAAAGCTGGGGCCGAGGATTTTCATGAAGCCTGCACTGACCACGAGATCGGGTTCGTACTCGGCCACTGCTGCTGTCAGCGCCTCGTCCCAGGCGGCACGATTTTCGTAGGTCTTGATCGAGACCTTGAAGGACGGGATCTTCGAATCCGCAGCGTGCTCGGCGGCGAGGCAGTCACGATCTACACCGACGGCAACGATCTCGGCGGGGTATCCCTCGGCATGCGAAGCGTCGATCAGCGAAGTCAGCAGGGTTCCCGCGCCGGAAGCGAGTACGACTACCCGCGCGACAGAGTCGCGAAATTGGACCCTGTCGGGCATTGTCGGCTGCGGATTGTCGGCCGAGGCAGTCAGCGCACTACTCCTGAGAACTGGAAGATGATGCGGCCGGAGTATCGGCCGCATGACAGCCTAGTCGCTGGACTCCTGCGGCTTCGAGGGCAGGTCGGTCTCCGGCTCGGCCCCGGCTGTGGGGTCCGCCTCGGGTGCCGCGACAACCTCCGCGTCGACTACTTCGATCTCGACGGTTTCCTCTGTCACTACCTGCACGGGTTCGCCTGATTCTTCGACAATTTCGGCTTCGACGACCTTGGTCACTACCACCGCAGATTCCTGGGCGAGCACTTCGTCGGCGTTTTCGTCGTCCTCGCCATCCGTTGTGGCCGCGGCCGTGATCGCAAGTTCGGGCTCGGATTCTCGAGCCGGTTCAGCCGTCGGCGGCGCAACCTCGTCCTTCATGTGTCCGCGGTGTGAGAACCACATCGCGAACAGCGCCGAGACGGTTCCGAACAATCCCAGCCACGCAAAAGTCAGAAGACCGAAGCCCCACCACAGGACCTCGACGGTGCCGAACTGCCCGAGGTCTCCCCCCGCAGCAAGGGCAAGCAGAGCCATGACGACGCCGGCACCGGCAGCTGCCGTCAGCACTGCGAGCACACTGTCCTGCCCGGCGATGCGTCGAGCGCAATCACGGCCGAGCATCACACCCACCGCAGCCGGAACGATCAACAGCACCGGCCAGATTCCGCCGGCGACGCCTTCCGGAACCGCTCCGAGAAGGGGCAAGGGTGGCAGATCTCCACCGATGTTGCCGAACACGCTGATGGAGACGTTTCCGAAATCGGCCGTCGATCCCGTCATCACCGCGGCTGCACCGACCACGAGGTTCGGCAGGTAGAGCAGCGACAACACCGTCAATCCCAGTACGCCGACAAACCCGTTGCCGCGTGCGAGTAGGTCACCGACCGTCGACCACGACACGAGTAGCGACACCACGACGGCCACGGCGCCCGCAGCCAGCAGCGCTGCCGACGCGGCCGCGGCCGGACGAACAGCGGCAGATGCCCACGGCGGAATCTCGGCGACGACGCGATCCCAGTGCGCAGCAGCAACACCGACGGACGCGGCGATCAGGTGAATCCCGGCGACCCAGCCGAAAGCGGCCAACGTGTTGGGGCTCGACAGCGGAATTGCCGCGGAGGCGTCGGCGACAACGGCGAGAGCGATTGCCGTGATAGTCAACGGCCCGGCTACCGCCGCCCCCACCAGGCGGAGGGTGTCGTCACGGGAGTCGGTGTGCACCGCAGTCGACGCGCATCGGCGTGCGACCACCCACATCATGACGGCCGTCGGAAGCAATGGCAGTACACCGAGTTGGACGCCGCTGATAGTCGCCGGCACCTGGTGGATGACCAACCAGGTGGTGGCAATGGCGCCGAAGGTTCCGGTCAGGTCGCTGCTCGCCGATACCAAAGTGACCACGACGACAGCCGCGATCAGCAGCAGCGTCAGGCCCGACGGTCGGAAGGCGACGGTCAGCAGCTTGCGCGCCAGGTCCGGGTTCGGTCCCGGGCGACCGCCGCCGACGCGGCCGCTGCCAGTACGACCACGTCCGGGTCGTGAGGACGTGGGACGGGACCGGGTGCCATCAATCAAAGAACTCATCCCCTCGAGGGTTTCACTCGACAGTGCGCCGCGCACTCAGGCGCGCCGTCGGGCTCACGGAATGTGGCCTCCACCCGCAGCGGGTCGGAGGCCACATTCATGTTCGTGAAACGAAGAAGTACTACTGCTGACGCTCGTCGGGGTTCTGCGAGCCGAAGACCTTGGTCTCGGCCGCGGAATCGCTGCTGCCCTGGTCAGGTTCCGCAGACGGCGTCGGCGCTTCGAAGGTAGGCGGCTCGAAGCCCGTCGGCTGCTCGGTCGAGCCAGTCTGCTGCTGGTTGTACGGCTGGCCGTAACCGCGTGGAGCGGTGAACTGATCCGACGAGTAACTCGGGTTCGGCTGGCCACCGGGCTGAGAGGTCAGCGGATAGTAAGACGACGTCGTCGCGGCCGACGAGTCGGTCTGTCCGGGATTTTGCACCGGGTTCTGCCCGTAGGGAGACGCAGTCTGGCCGTAAGGCGGCTGCGAAGCGGTCGGGTCGACGGGGGCGGCGTGCGCTCCCCCGTATCCCTGCTGCTGCGCCTGCCCGTACTGCGGATTCTGCTGGTACTGGCCCGGCTGCTGAGCCTGCTGAGGCTGGCCGTACTGAGCCTGTCCGTATCCCTGTGGCTGACCTGGCGCCTGCCCCGGCGCCTGGCCGTAAGGCTGCTGCTGACCGTACTGCTGAGCTACCGGTCGGGGCGCGGGCGCCTTCAGGATTCCGATCTCGAACAACAACGCGGCGACTGCGACGACGGTCTGCACGAACGAGAGGATCAGCACGATGATCAGGCCCCAACCGAGGCTGATGTCGACGTAGTCGCTGGTACCGACGGAGAACGCGGCGAACACCAAAGCGAAGAAACCCGTGAGGGTGAGCGCTGCGGCAATGCCTGCATACGACTGCTTCGGGAGCAGCGAGACGCCTGCAACCACACCGCCGGCGAAAACGAATCCGAGGCCGTAGATGCTCGATTCGAAGAAACTCGAACTGGTATCCAGGCCGCTACCGATGCCGCTGCTGCTTCCACTGATCGACGTGAAGGGCGCAAAACCGAGCAGGAAATTGATCAGGCCGAGTGCCGCGACGGCGATGAGCAGGATGAATCCGAGATTCTTGGTTCCACCGCCCGCTGCCGGCTGATTCGGTGGCCCGAAGCTGGGCCCTTGCGGCGTGAACGTCATGACTTCTCCTCGTAGACGGTCTTCGATGGTTACCAGCGTATGTGTCTCGACTTCGCACGCTAACACCGACAGGAGACAATGGGCAGATGCCCTTCACCCTCGCGCCCGGCGCCGACCACGTCGTCGAAACCGAGGTGAAGCACTCACGATTCATCGCCGCGCTTCACCGAGTAGACGACGCCGAAGCCGCCACGGAGTTCGTCGCGGAGCAGAAATCGCTGTATCCCGATGCGCGCCATCATTGTTCGGCTTTCGTGATCGGATACGAGGCGAACTCACGCGTCGAACGTGCACACGACGACGGTGAACCGGGCGGCACTGCCGGGGTGCCGATGCTTCAAGTTCTCAAGTCTCGAGATCTGGTCGATGTGATTGTTGTCGTCACGCGCTATTTCGGCGGAATCAAGCTCGGCGCCGGTGGATTGGTCCGCGCATATTCGGGAGCGGTCTCGGTGGCTCTCGATTCGGCCGAGCTTGTGGCCAGGGAGAGAAAGATCCTGCGCACTTTGGCGATCCGGCACTCAGAGGCCGGTCGGGTGGAAGCGGAGCTGAGAGCGCGGGGCGTCTCGGTGCTCGGAACTACGTATGGATCGAAGGCGGTGATGACGCTCGCCGCCGGTGACGCCGACGATCTCGATTCGATCGTCGCATCCATCACATCCGGTGCGGGGCAGTTGGAACCTGCCGGGTCGATGTGGGTCGATACCACTGTGCGTGGTTAAGGAGTCCGGAGACTCCCTAACCACGCACGGGTGCGAAGCCCCTTACAGGGACTGAAGAATCTCGCGAGCGAGAGCAGCGGTGGCGGACGGCGTCTTGCCGACCTTCACGCCTGCAGCTTCGAGAGCTTCCTGCTTTGCCTGAGCAGTTCCCGAGGAACCGGAGACGATGGCGCCGGCGTGGCCCATGGTCTTGCCTTCGGGAGCGGTGAAGCCTGCCACGTAGCCGACGACCGGCTTGGTGACGTTGGCCTTGATGTAATCGGCTGCACGCTCTTCCGCGTCGCCACCGATTTCACCGATCATCACGATGACCTTGGTCTCGGGATCCTTCTCGAACGCCTCGATGGCGTCGATGTGGGTGGTTCCGATGACCGGGTCGCCGCCGATGCCGATGGCGGTGGAGAAGCCGAAGTCACGGAGTTCGTACATCATCTGGTAGGTCAGGGTGCCCGACTTGGAGACCAGGCCGATGGGGCCGGTGCCTGCAATGTTGGCGGGCGTGATGCCGACGAGGGCCTCACCCGGGGTGATGATGCCGGGGCAGTTCGGTCCGATGATGCGCGTCTTCTTGCCCTTGGACTCGTTGTACGCCCAAGCGTAAGCGGAGTCCTGAACCGGGATGCCCTCGGTGATGACCACGAGGAGCGGGATCTCCGCGTCGATGGCCTCGACGATGGCGTCCTTCGAGAAGGCCGGGGGAACGAATGCGATGGAGACGTCTGCGCCGGTCTCCTTGATTGCCTCTTCGACCGTCGCGAAGACGGGGAGCTCGACAGGGGAACCGTCAGCTGCAACGTGCGAGACCGTGGTGCCGGCCTTGCGAGCGTTGACGCCGCCGACGACCTGGGTGCCGGCCTTGAGCATCAGAGCGGTGTGCTTGGTGCCCTCGCCGCCGGTGATGCCCTGGACGATGACCTTTGAATCCTTGGTGAGGAAGATTGCCATTGTTCTGTGAGTCCCTTACTTCGCTGCGTGAGCGAGTTCGGCGGCCTTGTCGGCGGCCTCGTCCATGGTTGCGACGACCGTGACCAGCGGGTGGTTGGCCTCGGCGAGGATGCGACGACCCTCTTCGACGTTGTTTCCGTCCAGGCGAACGACGAGCGGCTTGTTGGCCTCGTCACCCAGGGTCTTCAGTGCGCCGACGATGCCGTTGGCAACTGCGTCACACGCGGTGATGCCGCCGAAGACGTTGACGAACACGCTCTTGACCTGTGCATCGTTGAGGATGACATCCAGGCCGGCAGCCATGACTGCAGCGGAAGCTCCGCCGCCGATGTCGAGGAAGTTGGCGGGCTTGACGCCACCGTGGTTCTCGCCGGCGTATGCGACGACGTCCAGCGTGGACATGACCAGGCCTGCGCCGTTGCCGATGATTCCGACCTCACCGTCGAGCTTGACGTAGTTGAGGTCGTTTTCCTTGGCCTTGAGCTCGAGGGGATCGGTAGCGTCGCGATCCTCGAATGCCTCGTGGCCGGGCTGACGGAACGCTGCGTTCTCGTCGAGGGTGACCTTGCCGTCGAGGGCGAGGATCTGATCGTCAGGCGTACGAACGAGGGG encodes:
- a CDS encoding alpha/beta hydrolase family protein — its product is MSDTEISFQSGDVTLYGSLRLAASPDAPAPAALILAGSGPTDRNGDSALLEGDIGTLRFIADLLEKQGISSLRYDKLGSGETALGDYDIEDIADLGFNTFVDAASDGLDYLAGQPGVDPERLFVVGHSDGAVVALALATAKEGTRVSALALLEPLSVRLLDLLTTQIHRQLDAVVGAGQLPVELADELRVALADAVESLRSEGTVPDDLPEPLQNAGLVHANAKALAEEDALDPVALVAALPAGMPVLTSCSDKDIQVIPADVAALDAALSHTALTSVRMRNANFVLKDIGDEQSTGADYVAPLPYSAEFSEPFTAWVRSFS
- the purH gene encoding bifunctional phosphoribosylaminoimidazolecarboxamide formyltransferase/IMP cyclohydrolase, coding for MSERKAVRRALVSVYDKSGLIELATGLHEAGVELVSTGSTASKIADAGIPVTPVEALTGFPECLEGRVKTLHPRVHAGVLADTRKPDHLAQLEELGIATFELVVVNLYPFTETVASGASPDECVEQIDIGGPSMVRAAAKNHPSVAVVVDPARYADVLTAVAGGGFTLRERTVLAAQAFQHTASYDVAVASWMTSTIAADEDGSLFPAWVGATWNRSAVLRYGENPQQDAALYENPAAPAGLAQAEQLHGKEMSYNNYTDSDAAWRAAYDFTDPAVAIIKHANPCGIAIGTDIADAHRKAHACDPVSAFGGVIAANREVTVELAEQIADIFTEVVIAPSYEDGAVEVLQRKKNIRVLKAAAPTATGIELRPISGGTLLQQRDVLDADGDNPANWTLANGEAADAETLADLEFAWRASRSVKSNAILLASGGASVGVGMGQVNRVDAAHLAVQRAGDRVVGSVAASDAFFPFPDGLQVLLNAGVKAVVQPGGSVRDNEVIAAAKEAGVTLYLTGARHFAH
- the purN gene encoding phosphoribosylglycinamide formyltransferase, yielding MRPILRPHHLPVLRSSALTASADNPQPTMPDRVQFRDSVARVVVLASGAGTLLTSLIDASHAEGYPAEIVAVGVDRDCLAAEHAADSKIPSFKVSIKTYENRAAWDEALTAAVAEYEPDLVVSAGFMKILGPSFLERFGGRIINTHPALLPAFPGAHAVPDALAYGVKVTGSTVHLVDGGVDTGPILAQEAVPVHDDDTESSLHERIKIVERRLLADVIAAVATRGVVSDGRKAVIPSE
- a CDS encoding cell division protein PerM — translated: MSSLIDGTRSRPTSSRPGRGRTGSGRVGGGRPGPNPDLARKLLTVAFRPSGLTLLLIAAVVVVTLVSASSDLTGTFGAIATTWLVIHQVPATISGVQLGVLPLLPTAVMMWVVARRCASTAVHTDSRDDTLRLVGAAVAGPLTITAIALAVVADASAAIPLSSPNTLAAFGWVAGIHLIAASVGVAAAHWDRVVAEIPPWASAAVRPAAAASAALLAAGAVAVVVSLLVSWSTVGDLLARGNGFVGVLGLTVLSLLYLPNLVVGAAAVMTGSTADFGNVSISVFGNIGGDLPPLPLLGAVPEGVAGGIWPVLLIVPAAVGVMLGRDCARRIAGQDSVLAVLTAAAGAGVVMALLALAAGGDLGQFGTVEVLWWGFGLLTFAWLGLFGTVSALFAMWFSHRGHMKDEVAPPTAEPARESEPELAITAAATTDGEDDENADEVLAQESAVVVTKVVEAEIVEESGEPVQVVTEETVEIEVVDAEVVAAPEADPTAGAEPETDLPSKPQESSD
- a CDS encoding DUF5336 domain-containing protein, with amino-acid sequence MTFTPQGPSFGPPNQPAAGGGTKNLGFILLIAVAALGLINFLLGFAPFTSISGSSSGIGSGLDTSSSFFESSIYGLGFVFAGGVVAGVSLLPKQSYAGIAAALTLTGFFALVFAAFSVGTSDYVDISLGWGLIIVLILSFVQTVVAVAALLFEIGILKAPAPRPVAQQYGQQQPYGQAPGQAPGQPQGYGQAQYGQPQQAQQPGQYQQNPQYGQAQQQGYGGAHAAPVDPTASQPPYGQTASPYGQNPVQNPGQTDSSAATTSSYYPLTSQPGGQPNPSYSSDQFTAPRGYGQPYNQQQTGSTEQPTGFEPPTFEAPTPSAEPDQGSSDSAAETKVFGSQNPDERQQ
- a CDS encoding IMPACT family protein, whose protein sequence is MPFTLAPGADHVVETEVKHSRFIAALHRVDDAEAATEFVAEQKSLYPDARHHCSAFVIGYEANSRVERAHDDGEPGGTAGVPMLQVLKSRDLVDVIVVVTRYFGGIKLGAGGLVRAYSGAVSVALDSAELVARERKILRTLAIRHSEAGRVEAELRARGVSVLGTTYGSKAVMTLAAGDADDLDSIVASITSGAGQLEPAGSMWVDTTVRG
- the sucD gene encoding succinate--CoA ligase subunit alpha; the encoded protein is MAIFLTKDSKVIVQGITGGEGTKHTALMLKAGTQVVGGVNARKAGTTVSHVAADGSPVELPVFATVEEAIKETGADVSIAFVPPAFSKDAIVEAIDAEIPLLVVITEGIPVQDSAYAWAYNESKGKKTRIIGPNCPGIITPGEALVGITPANIAGTGPIGLVSKSGTLTYQMMYELRDFGFSTAIGIGGDPVIGTTHIDAIEAFEKDPETKVIVMIGEIGGDAEERAADYIKANVTKPVVGYVAGFTAPEGKTMGHAGAIVSGSSGTAQAKQEALEAAGVKVGKTPSATAALAREILQSL
- the sucC gene encoding ADP-forming succinate--CoA ligase subunit beta translates to MDLFEYQAKELFAKHGVPTSAGRVTDTVAGAREIAEEIGKPVMVKAQVKVGGRGKAGGVKYSPDVDAAVANAEAILGLDIKGHVVKKLLVAEASDIAEEYYISFLLDRTNRTYLAMCSVEGGVEIEVTAEENPDALAKIPVDAVKGVDLAFARSIAEAGKLPAEVLDAAAVTIQKLWEVFIGEDALLVEVNPLVRTPDDQILALDGKVTLDENAAFRQPGHEAFEDRDATDPLELKAKENDLNYVKLDGEVGIIGNGAGLVMSTLDVVAYAGENHGGVKPANFLDIGGGASAAVMAAGLDVILNDAQVKSVFVNVFGGITACDAVANGIVGALKTLGDEANKPLVVRLDGNNVEEGRRILAEANHPLVTVVATMDEAADKAAELAHAAK